From Kangiella sp. TOML190, one genomic window encodes:
- the mltB gene encoding lytic murein transglycosylase B, with product MKHLFSFALISSLVTASAVAADKAVADKAPTNAKDFASFMAQKHGFTEDYVALALQQAEKRQAILDAMSRPAEGKDWYQYRPIFLGQKRINKGVEFWQEHQDTLQRAEQEFQVPAEVIVAIIGVETFYGRIQGSFPVIDAISTLAFHYPKRAKFFAGELEQYFLLAREQGWDLAKHKGSYAGAMGMGQFIPTSYRHYAVDFDGDEQINLFENPVDAIGSVANYFKLHKWLMDEPVAEFLPNLEPNLSSQFHNDQLKPKFDVDTLKVAQIEFTSVPSRDQKAGIYHFKQKDGVDNWVGFHNFYVITRYNRSPMYAMAVHQLSQEIKAAYEQSLETANQDKTAKVKS from the coding sequence ATAAAACATCTTTTCTCTTTTGCTTTAATTTCAAGTCTAGTAACTGCTTCAGCGGTTGCCGCTGATAAGGCTGTGGCTGACAAGGCTCCGACCAACGCCAAAGATTTTGCCTCTTTTATGGCACAAAAACACGGTTTCACCGAAGACTATGTGGCGCTAGCCTTGCAGCAAGCAGAAAAACGTCAGGCTATCCTCGATGCCATGAGTCGTCCAGCCGAAGGAAAAGATTGGTATCAATACCGACCTATATTTTTGGGTCAGAAACGTATTAATAAAGGGGTCGAGTTCTGGCAAGAGCACCAAGATACTCTGCAAAGAGCGGAACAGGAGTTTCAGGTGCCCGCTGAAGTGATAGTAGCGATTATAGGCGTAGAAACTTTCTATGGTCGTATTCAAGGCAGCTTCCCTGTCATTGATGCCATTAGCACTTTAGCTTTCCATTATCCTAAACGCGCCAAGTTTTTCGCAGGTGAATTAGAACAGTATTTCTTGTTGGCTAGAGAGCAGGGCTGGGATCTGGCTAAACATAAAGGCTCTTATGCTGGCGCTATGGGGATGGGACAATTTATTCCAACGTCTTATCGCCATTATGCGGTAGATTTTGATGGCGACGAGCAGATAAATTTGTTCGAAAATCCTGTCGATGCTATCGGTAGCGTTGCTAATTATTTTAAATTACATAAGTGGCTTATGGATGAACCGGTGGCGGAATTTTTGCCGAACTTAGAACCAAACCTTTCGAGTCAATTTCACAATGATCAGCTTAAACCCAAGTTTGATGTGGATACCCTTAAAGTTGCTCAAATAGAATTTACCAGCGTACCTAGTCGCGATCAAAAAGCCGGAATTTATCATTTTAAGCAAAAAGATGGAGTCGATAATTGGGTTGGATTTCACAACTTTTATGTCATAACCCGTTATAATCGCAGCCCCATGTATGCTATGGCGGTTCATCAGTTAAGCCAAGAAATTAAAGCGGCTTATGAGCAAAGCCTAGAGACCGCTAACCAAGACAAAACAGCCAAGGTTAAATCATGA
- the rodA gene encoding rod shape-determining protein RodA produces MIKPLGQHGVSNTHKAGRSLLWRLHIDTPLLISLLFLMSFGLMVIYSAGGEDLGLVKRQLVRLGFGCGVMFVVAQIPPRILKFWSPLLFVVGLAFLLSVLLFGESSKGAQRWINIGIRFQPSEIMKLAMPVMVAWYFAEKPLPPSFKQLLMGLILVLIPTIMIMLQPDLGTSILIASSGLFVIFFAGIRWRYVTAAALALLVIAPLMWFFGMKEYQKGRVLTFLDPERDPLGAGYHIIQSQIAIGSGGVTGKGWLNGTQSQLEFLPERHTDFIFAVLGEEFGLMGVILLLVLYLLVIVRGLQISLQAQDTFSRLLGAAITLTFFVYLFVNIGMVSGLLPVVGLPLPLVSYGGTSMVTLLVGFGILMSIRTHRRLHSR; encoded by the coding sequence ATGATTAAGCCCTTAGGTCAACATGGCGTTAGCAATACTCACAAAGCAGGACGAAGTCTGTTGTGGCGTCTGCATATTGATACGCCCTTGTTAATCAGCTTATTGTTTTTGATGAGCTTTGGGTTGATGGTGATCTACAGTGCGGGTGGCGAAGACTTGGGTTTAGTCAAGCGCCAGTTGGTGCGGCTTGGTTTTGGCTGTGGTGTGATGTTTGTGGTGGCGCAAATTCCGCCTCGGATCCTAAAATTTTGGTCGCCACTGCTGTTTGTGGTTGGGCTTGCATTTTTGTTGTCGGTACTATTGTTTGGAGAATCAAGCAAAGGTGCTCAACGCTGGATTAATATCGGGATCCGCTTTCAGCCTTCGGAAATTATGAAGTTGGCGATGCCGGTGATGGTTGCCTGGTATTTTGCGGAAAAACCGCTACCGCCGAGTTTTAAGCAGCTTTTGATGGGATTGATTTTGGTCTTGATACCAACCATTATGATTATGCTACAACCGGATTTAGGTACTTCGATTTTAATTGCTTCGTCGGGTTTGTTTGTTATCTTTTTTGCAGGTATTCGTTGGCGTTATGTAACCGCTGCGGCGCTTGCGCTGCTGGTGATAGCGCCACTTATGTGGTTTTTTGGGATGAAAGAGTACCAAAAAGGTCGAGTGCTGACCTTTTTAGATCCGGAGCGTGATCCGCTCGGCGCTGGTTATCATATTATCCAATCGCAAATCGCCATTGGCTCCGGCGGGGTTACTGGCAAAGGTTGGCTTAATGGAACCCAATCCCAATTGGAATTTTTGCCCGAGCGGCATACCGATTTTATCTTCGCAGTGTTAGGCGAAGAATTTGGTTTGATGGGCGTGATACTGTTATTGGTGCTTTATTTATTGGTTATTGTGCGCGGTTTGCAGATCAGCCTACAGGCGCAGGATACCTTTAGCCGCTTGCTTGGGGCGGCGATTACTTTAACGTTTTTTGTATATTTATTTGTCAATATAGGCATGGTTAGCGGCTTATTGCCAGTGGTTGGTTTACCATTACCGCTAGTCAGTTATGGCGGTACTTCGATGGTGACCTTGCTGGTAGGTTTTGGTATCTTAATGTCTATTCGTACCCACCGACGTTTACATTCCCGATAA
- the mrdA gene encoding penicillin-binding protein 2 — protein MYKKQAIKDYGREISVFYARSVIALIIVVGLLLVLLFRQFKLQVINYETYQTQSENNRIQVRPVAPIRGLIFDRNGILLAENRSIFTLEVTPNTVGRKNMESTLERLSQLLDIDKKQLDEFKEQIKFRSKYKSYPIKSKLTEQQVALFAVNRHQFPGVSIEARLERYYPHGEELVHAIGRMAAITKDDVDKMQAKAQESQDFSQVKNYAATNKMGKLGLERFYEAILHGQVGEEKVETDVRGRIVRVLERTEPVAGKNLYLHMDYRLQQKAYQTLKESKVRGAVVAVDPATGGVLALVSQPAYDPNLFTGGISSSDYSALIQSKDRPLYNRAVQGTYAPASTIKPHLAWVGLQQGVITEKTRVRDPGWFSLPNNDHRYRDWKPWGHAATMDVFDSIVQSCDTFFYDLSVRIGINKISEGMRQFGFGEKTGIDIVEEKIGIMPSRAWKKEMRKEPWYMGDTVNIGIGQGFWTATPLQLANSIAVLANDGIRFNLQLVKNFAEGSKLDANVPVMAHEQIEAGDGHWLDIIKEAMHEVTKPPYGTAKTAFDGADFTAAGKTGTGQVKSIAQDETYDAESVEDKYRDNALFVGYAPYEQPQIAIAVVMENAGGGGGNAAPIARQLMEFYLDLNKERAQLAVADKSEQAK, from the coding sequence ATGTATAAAAAGCAAGCGATAAAAGATTATGGCCGTGAAATTTCCGTATTTTATGCGCGCTCGGTTATCGCTTTAATTATCGTAGTGGGCTTGTTGCTGGTCTTGTTGTTTCGGCAATTTAAACTGCAAGTGATTAACTACGAAACCTATCAAACTCAATCCGAAAACAACCGAATACAAGTCAGGCCTGTGGCGCCAATCCGCGGTTTAATCTTCGATCGTAATGGTATTTTACTTGCTGAGAATCGCTCGATTTTTACTCTTGAAGTGACTCCCAATACCGTGGGTCGAAAAAATATGGAGTCGACTTTAGAGCGCTTGAGTCAGTTATTGGATATTGATAAAAAACAGCTGGATGAATTTAAAGAGCAGATCAAGTTCCGCTCTAAATATAAGTCTTATCCCATTAAGAGTAAGTTAACCGAACAGCAGGTGGCATTGTTTGCGGTTAATCGACATCAATTTCCAGGGGTCTCGATTGAGGCACGTTTAGAGCGCTATTATCCACACGGCGAAGAGTTGGTGCATGCTATTGGCCGAATGGCTGCGATCACTAAAGACGATGTGGATAAGATGCAAGCAAAAGCACAAGAGAGCCAAGATTTTTCTCAGGTTAAAAATTACGCTGCTACAAATAAAATGGGCAAGTTAGGCTTGGAGCGTTTTTATGAAGCTATACTGCATGGGCAAGTGGGTGAAGAAAAAGTAGAAACGGATGTGCGTGGACGTATTGTTCGGGTGCTAGAACGAACAGAACCAGTGGCGGGCAAGAACCTATATTTGCACATGGATTATCGCCTCCAGCAAAAAGCCTATCAAACCTTAAAAGAGTCAAAAGTTAGAGGCGCGGTGGTGGCTGTCGATCCCGCTACGGGCGGAGTTTTAGCGCTAGTTAGCCAGCCTGCTTATGATCCGAATTTATTCACGGGGGGGATATCGTCGAGTGATTATTCGGCTTTGATCCAGTCCAAAGATCGACCACTTTACAATCGTGCGGTGCAGGGGACTTATGCCCCAGCTTCGACCATTAAGCCGCATCTGGCTTGGGTTGGCTTGCAACAAGGGGTGATTACGGAGAAAACTCGAGTGCGCGATCCGGGTTGGTTTTCGTTGCCCAATAATGATCACCGTTACCGCGATTGGAAACCATGGGGGCACGCCGCCACTATGGATGTGTTTGATTCCATCGTGCAATCTTGTGACACCTTTTTCTATGATTTATCAGTCCGAATTGGCATCAACAAAATTAGTGAAGGTATGCGACAGTTTGGCTTTGGCGAGAAAACTGGTATTGATATTGTGGAAGAAAAAATTGGCATTATGCCGTCGCGAGCATGGAAAAAAGAAATGCGTAAAGAGCCCTGGTATATGGGCGATACAGTCAATATCGGGATTGGTCAGGGTTTTTGGACGGCTACTCCGCTACAGCTTGCCAATTCAATTGCGGTATTAGCCAACGATGGTATTCGGTTTAACTTACAGTTGGTCAAAAATTTTGCTGAGGGCAGCAAGCTTGACGCGAATGTGCCGGTGATGGCGCACGAGCAAATCGAGGCGGGCGATGGTCATTGGTTGGATATTATTAAAGAAGCAATGCATGAGGTCACCAAGCCGCCTTATGGTACTGCTAAGACAGCATTTGATGGCGCCGACTTTACCGCAGCCGGGAAAACCGGTACTGGACAGGTTAAGAGTATCGCTCAAGATGAAACTTATGATGCGGAGAGTGTGGAAGATAAGTATCGAGACAATGCGCTTTTTGTAGGGTATGCGCCTTATGAGCAGCCACAAATTGCCATCGCAGTGGTGATGGAAAATGCTGGCGGTGGCGGTGGTAATGCCGCCCCAATTGCGCGGCAGCTTATGGAGTTTTATTTGGATCTGAATAAAGAACGGGCGCAATTGGCTGTTGCCGATAAGTCGGAGCAAGCTAAATGA
- the rlmH gene encoding 23S rRNA (pseudouridine(1915)-N(3))-methyltransferase RlmH yields MQLRLITVGQKMPAWVEAGYHEYAKRFPRDFKLELVEVTAAKRSKNSDLEKIKQQEGKAILDKISSSDWVVALDVLGKSWSTPDLAKQIEHWQQHHPSIVLLVGGPEGLSSECLQRANQKWSLSALTFPHPLVRVVIAESLYRAWSVTVNHPYHRE; encoded by the coding sequence ATGCAGCTTCGTTTAATTACGGTAGGTCAGAAAATGCCTGCTTGGGTAGAAGCCGGTTATCATGAGTACGCCAAACGATTCCCACGTGATTTTAAATTGGAACTTGTCGAGGTTACTGCTGCCAAAAGAAGCAAGAATTCGGATCTGGAAAAGATTAAACAGCAAGAAGGCAAAGCCATTCTTGACAAGATTTCGAGCAGTGACTGGGTGGTAGCGTTAGACGTTTTAGGCAAGAGCTGGAGCACCCCTGATTTAGCCAAGCAGATCGAACATTGGCAACAACATCATCCCAGTATTGTTCTTTTGGTGGGCGGGCCAGAAGGTCTATCATCTGAGTGTTTGCAAAGGGCTAATCAGAAGTGGTCATTGTCAGCCTTAACTTTTCCACATCCTTTGGTAAGAGTAGTGATTGCCGAGAGTTTGTATCGGGCTTGGTCGGTTACCGTGAATCATCCCTATCATCGCGAATAA
- the rsfS gene encoding ribosome silencing factor: MQTAQLKELVIDQLEELKAKDIKILDVKATSSITDLMVICSGTSNRHVKSIAHNLIRAVKDQGLQPLGIEGDDVAEWVLVDLGDVVAHIMLPQTRDFYQLEKLWDPKWHERHDLHEQSASNSH; this comes from the coding sequence ATGCAAACAGCGCAATTAAAAGAGTTGGTTATTGACCAACTGGAAGAACTGAAAGCCAAAGATATTAAGATTCTTGATGTTAAAGCCACCAGCTCGATTACTGATCTAATGGTGATCTGCAGCGGAACCTCCAATCGTCATGTAAAATCTATCGCTCATAACCTCATCCGAGCGGTAAAAGATCAGGGTTTACAACCGCTAGGTATCGAAGGTGATGATGTGGCGGAATGGGTCTTGGTAGATCTCGGTGATGTGGTTGCGCACATTATGTTGCCGCAAACCCGCGACTTCTATCAATTGGAAAAATTGTGGGATCCCAAGTGGCATGAGCGACATGATTTGCACGAGCAAAGTGCCAGTAACTCCCACTAA
- the nadD gene encoding nicotinate-nucleotide adenylyltransferase — translation MAKSDLHIILGGTFDPVHFGHLRMAQEMLNQFPQARISLLPAAYPPHRIEPAATPQQRIEMLQLVLEPIPELAIDSRELKREAPSYSVVTLEQIRTEIGADASLVFLMGTDAFAKLDSWYQWQQLLQLTNILVIGRPSSELPTQGAVADLYLASAVKDFKQISDFSHGKIGFYQMPQLDISSTYIRKQIKCGKSPRFLVPDVILSYIETHGLYRESQLQKPTERP, via the coding sequence ATGGCGAAATCAGATTTACACATCATTTTAGGCGGCACCTTCGATCCGGTGCATTTTGGTCATTTGCGAATGGCGCAAGAAATGCTTAATCAATTTCCGCAGGCACGAATTAGTCTATTACCAGCAGCTTATCCACCTCATCGGATTGAACCTGCCGCCACGCCGCAGCAGCGTATTGAAATGCTGCAGTTGGTGCTGGAGCCTATTCCTGAACTAGCGATCGATAGCCGCGAGCTTAAACGAGAAGCGCCGAGCTACAGCGTGGTCACGCTTGAGCAGATCCGTACGGAAATTGGCGCTGATGCCAGCTTGGTGTTTTTAATGGGTACGGATGCTTTTGCCAAGCTCGATAGCTGGTATCAATGGCAGCAATTGTTGCAACTCACGAATATTTTAGTGATTGGGCGTCCTTCGAGTGAACTGCCGACGCAAGGCGCGGTTGCCGATCTGTATCTGGCCAGCGCTGTAAAGGATTTTAAGCAGATTAGCGACTTTAGCCATGGCAAGATTGGCTTTTACCAGATGCCACAATTGGATATTTCATCGACTTATATTCGAAAGCAAATAAAGTGCGGAAAATCACCACGTTTTTTAGTGCCAGATGTTATACTGTCTTATATTGAAACCCATGGTTTATACCGCGAAAGTCAGTTGCAAAAGCCAACCGAAAGGCCGTGA
- the holA gene encoding DNA polymerase III subunit delta, with protein sequence MKIYLEQLEQNLKGLKPVYLVAGDEPFQKIEAADKIRHFVKSQGIIERQIIEESGNRNPLTEQAGTMSLFAESRLLEWRFEKSIKKAFGEYIQEFIESGSQDVLLLVAPKLANEKRSGWYKAIEKAGLVVEVWPIPAERMAGWLQARARQAGVKLDQSAIQALIERSEGNLLAAHQDLNMLALLANGHQVTSDNIQAFVGQNARFSIYELSDACLLGQAPRALRMLNSLQAEGVYPLPLVNQLTRECQLLAGWAEQVEAGASMQQVMQGARLWAKRQKIMQAAFTKGSKKKWYALLQRLSFIDKSVKGQADGDVWLELAYVISLIAGSNPFRAASRRQQSRPADKASSGKVQSMADMKKSLGL encoded by the coding sequence TTGAAAATATATTTAGAGCAGCTGGAACAAAACTTAAAAGGCCTTAAGCCTGTCTATTTGGTCGCTGGCGACGAGCCTTTCCAAAAGATCGAAGCTGCTGATAAAATTCGTCATTTTGTAAAATCGCAAGGGATCATAGAGCGGCAAATCATTGAAGAATCTGGTAATCGTAATCCACTAACCGAACAAGCTGGCACCATGTCGTTATTTGCCGAATCACGACTACTCGAGTGGCGTTTTGAAAAGTCGATTAAAAAAGCCTTTGGTGAATACATTCAAGAATTTATCGAGTCTGGCTCGCAAGATGTCTTATTGTTGGTTGCGCCCAAGCTTGCTAATGAAAAACGATCTGGCTGGTATAAAGCAATTGAAAAAGCCGGTTTAGTGGTTGAGGTTTGGCCAATACCTGCTGAAAGAATGGCTGGTTGGCTGCAAGCTCGAGCGCGTCAAGCCGGAGTCAAACTCGATCAAAGTGCTATTCAGGCACTGATCGAACGCTCGGAAGGTAACTTGTTAGCGGCGCACCAGGATCTCAATATGTTGGCCTTGTTAGCCAATGGACATCAAGTCACCAGTGATAATATCCAAGCTTTTGTTGGTCAAAACGCCCGTTTTTCCATTTACGAATTATCCGATGCTTGCTTGCTAGGGCAGGCCCCTCGCGCTTTGCGGATGCTCAATAGTTTGCAAGCCGAAGGGGTTTATCCTTTACCTCTGGTAAATCAGCTAACGCGTGAGTGTCAGCTACTCGCGGGCTGGGCTGAACAGGTTGAAGCTGGCGCTAGTATGCAGCAAGTCATGCAAGGCGCACGGCTGTGGGCTAAGCGGCAAAAAATTATGCAGGCGGCGTTTACTAAGGGTAGCAAGAAGAAATGGTATGCCCTACTGCAACGCTTAAGCTTTATCGATAAATCGGTTAAAGGCCAAGCCGATGGCGACGTTTGGTTAGAGTTGGCTTACGTGATCAGTTTAATCGCGGGAAGCAATCCTTTTCGGGCAGCATCTCGTCGCCAGCAGAGTCGTCCGGCGGATAAGGCTTCCAGTGGTAAAGTCCAGTCGATGGCGGATATGAAAAAATCCCTTGGGCTATAG
- the lptE gene encoding LPS assembly lipoprotein LptE encodes MTTKKWALSFLLLTSTMLAACGFHLRGSGFDLHQTKVWLLTQTPNEDFERALTQRLETQGGQWVKDAAAADLQLAVVGYQVDERVVARDSQGRASEVELIFTLDYRLAAKNQNYESDLAPLQSLSSRREYAFNRNLETGQEVEKRRLILDMQQQVISRLLLQIAKTQ; translated from the coding sequence ATGACGACAAAGAAATGGGCTTTGAGTTTTTTGTTGCTTACAAGCACCATGCTTGCTGCTTGTGGCTTCCATCTGCGTGGCAGCGGGTTTGATTTGCACCAGACCAAAGTTTGGCTATTAACACAGACCCCTAATGAAGACTTTGAACGTGCCTTGACTCAACGCCTAGAAACTCAGGGTGGTCAGTGGGTTAAAGATGCTGCAGCGGCCGATCTACAACTGGCGGTTGTGGGCTATCAGGTCGATGAACGAGTGGTGGCGCGCGACAGTCAAGGACGTGCCAGTGAGGTGGAGTTGATATTTACCTTGGATTATCGACTGGCAGCCAAGAATCAGAACTATGAGTCGGATTTAGCGCCCCTACAAAGTTTGTCGAGTCGTCGCGAGTATGCTTTTAACCGAAACCTGGAAACGGGGCAGGAAGTGGAAAAACGTCGTTTGATTCTAGATATGCAGCAACAAGTGATCAGTCGTTTGCTGCTACAAATAGCTAAAACGCAATAG
- the leuS gene encoding leucine--tRNA ligase — MEEHYQPAEIEAKVQANWAKNKTFKAIEDANKEKYYCLSMFPYPSGRLHMGHVRNYTIGDVISRFQRMRGKNVMQPIGWDAFGLPAENAAVKNNASPAPWTYENIEYMKGQLQMLGFAYDWDRELATCTPEYYRWEQWFFTKLYEKGLVYKKTSSVNWCPNDETVLANEQVVDGACWRCDTPVEQKEIPQWFIKITAYAEELLNDLETLDGWPEMVKTMQKNWIGRSEGVELDFAVAIDGYAEDKLRVYTTRPDTLFGVTYVAVAAAHPLATLAAENNLKLQDFVDECRNSKVSEAEMATMEKKGMDTGLTVTHPLTGEPVSVWVANFVLMDYGTGAVMAVPAHDQRDYEFATKYKIDIKPVIKPADGSELNISQQAYVEKGLLFNSAEFDGMAFAEAFEAIAQKLSVENKGNKTVNYRLRDWGVSRQRYWGAPIPMVNLEDGSVVPAPDDQLPVRLPEDVKMDGVTSPLIADKEWQKTQVNGLEGIRETDTFDTFMESSWYYARYCCPDFDEGILDPERANYWLPVDQYIGGIEHATMHLMYFRFFHKLLRDAGFVNSDEPAKKLLCQGMVLADAFYYVDAKGARQWVSPLEVEILERDDKGAVSKAVDASGREVIHAGMTKMSKSKNNGIDPQSMVDKYGADTMRLYTMFASPPDQTLEWQDSAVEGSLKFLRRLWKLVHSHIQKGAVSAIEVASLNGEQKALRRKTHETIAKVSDDYERRYTFNTAIAAVMELLNQAAKAEESSAQDRAVLQEALEAAVLLLSPITPHICSELWTALGHTTDVVNATWPVPDKAAMVQDEKLIVVQVNGKVRAKITVAASATKDEVEQLALNDDKIKNFTEGQTVRKVIVVPGKLVNIVAN, encoded by the coding sequence ATAGAAGAACATTATCAGCCGGCTGAGATTGAAGCCAAAGTCCAAGCCAATTGGGCTAAAAATAAAACCTTTAAAGCGATTGAAGATGCGAATAAGGAAAAATACTACTGCTTAAGTATGTTTCCCTATCCGAGTGGCCGTTTGCATATGGGGCATGTGCGTAACTACACCATTGGTGATGTGATTTCTCGCTTTCAGCGTATGCGAGGCAAAAATGTGATGCAGCCAATTGGTTGGGATGCTTTTGGTTTGCCGGCGGAAAATGCGGCGGTGAAGAATAATGCATCGCCAGCACCTTGGACCTACGAAAATATCGAATACATGAAAGGTCAGCTGCAAATGCTGGGTTTTGCTTACGATTGGGATCGGGAGCTGGCGACTTGTACTCCAGAATATTATCGCTGGGAGCAGTGGTTTTTTACCAAGTTGTATGAAAAAGGTTTGGTTTATAAAAAGACTTCGTCGGTTAATTGGTGTCCTAACGATGAAACGGTTCTGGCTAATGAGCAGGTGGTGGATGGTGCTTGCTGGCGCTGCGATACGCCAGTGGAACAAAAAGAAATTCCGCAGTGGTTTATAAAAATTACCGCTTATGCCGAAGAGCTGCTAAATGATTTAGAGACGCTGGATGGTTGGCCTGAGATGGTTAAAACCATGCAGAAAAATTGGATTGGCCGCTCCGAAGGGGTTGAACTGGATTTTGCGGTTGCTATTGATGGTTATGCTGAGGATAAGCTTCGGGTCTATACCACCCGCCCAGATACTTTATTTGGAGTGACTTATGTGGCGGTGGCTGCGGCGCATCCGTTAGCAACTTTGGCTGCTGAAAATAACCTTAAGTTGCAAGACTTTGTTGACGAGTGCCGCAATAGCAAGGTTTCCGAAGCGGAAATGGCGACCATGGAAAAGAAAGGCATGGATACGGGGTTAACGGTAACCCATCCGCTCACTGGCGAGCCGGTTTCGGTGTGGGTGGCGAACTTTGTGTTAATGGATTACGGCACTGGCGCCGTGATGGCTGTGCCAGCGCACGATCAGCGCGATTATGAATTTGCCACTAAATATAAGATTGATATTAAGCCGGTGATTAAGCCTGCCGATGGTTCAGAATTGAATATTTCGCAACAAGCTTATGTGGAAAAAGGGTTGTTATTTAACTCTGCCGAGTTTGATGGTATGGCGTTTGCTGAGGCTTTCGAGGCTATTGCACAAAAACTATCAGTCGAGAATAAGGGCAATAAGACCGTCAATTACCGGCTTAGAGATTGGGGCGTGTCGCGCCAACGCTATTGGGGCGCTCCGATCCCGATGGTTAATTTGGAAGATGGTTCAGTAGTGCCGGCGCCAGACGACCAGCTACCAGTAAGGTTGCCGGAAGATGTCAAGATGGACGGTGTGACCAGCCCTTTGATTGCCGATAAAGAATGGCAAAAAACTCAAGTTAACGGCCTCGAAGGAATTCGTGAAACTGATACTTTCGATACCTTTATGGAGTCGAGCTGGTATTACGCGCGTTATTGCTGCCCTGATTTTGATGAAGGTATTTTAGATCCCGAGCGCGCCAATTATTGGCTGCCGGTGGATCAGTATATTGGCGGGATCGAACACGCCACCATGCATTTGATGTATTTCCGTTTCTTCCATAAATTGCTGCGCGATGCGGGGTTTGTTAATTCTGATGAGCCGGCGAAAAAGCTATTATGTCAGGGTATGGTGTTGGCCGATGCTTTTTATTATGTAGATGCAAAGGGTGCTCGTCAGTGGGTTTCGCCACTTGAGGTTGAAATCCTTGAGCGTGACGATAAGGGAGCGGTGAGCAAAGCGGTCGATGCTAGCGGTCGAGAGGTGATTCATGCTGGCATGACCAAAATGTCCAAGTCGAAAAATAACGGCATCGATCCCCAATCGATGGTGGATAAATACGGTGCTGATACCATGCGTCTTTACACCATGTTTGCTTCACCACCGGATCAAACCTTGGAATGGCAAGACTCGGCGGTAGAAGGTTCGTTAAAGTTCCTGCGCCGTTTGTGGAAGCTGGTTCATAGTCATATCCAAAAAGGTGCGGTTTCGGCGATAGAGGTTGCTAGTTTGAATGGCGAGCAAAAAGCTTTGCGCCGTAAGACCCACGAAACCATTGCTAAAGTTTCTGACGATTATGAGCGCCGCTATACTTTTAATACGGCGATTGCCGCGGTGATGGAATTGCTCAATCAGGCGGCTAAAGCTGAAGAGTCCAGCGCGCAAGATCGAGCGGTATTACAGGAAGCGCTGGAAGCTGCAGTGCTATTACTGTCGCCGATCACGCCGCATATTTGTTCGGAATTATGGACCGCATTAGGCCATACTACGGATGTGGTCAACGCGACTTGGCCTGTGCCGGATAAAGCGGCCATGGTGCAAGATGAGAAACTGATCGTGGTGCAGGTCAATGGCAAAGTGCGCGCCAAGATAACGGTGGCGGCTTCTGCGACTAAAGACGAGGTGGAGCAGTTAGCGCTAAATGATGACAAGATTAAAAATTTTACGGAAGGACAAACCGTGCGTAAGGTGATTGTAGTTCCGGGTAAATTGGTTAATATTGTAGCTAACTAA